A DNA window from Pseudorasbora parva isolate DD20220531a chromosome 19, ASM2467924v1, whole genome shotgun sequence contains the following coding sequences:
- the slc52a2 gene encoding solute carrier family 52, riboflavin transporter, member 2 isoform X1 → MEDLQDFGSSSASAKTIAAELKDDFYSKLVDDYLGAHYGELLELDEKPWKNLMLVQIGLMREEQDLSWVDLIQWLQKIIPMFQSADFRSLIERNTTTALSLTGEARQNFLEAEVNFEFVGPICDSIGIGRRDLLEMSDFSDRAKLTALTNGLILELTNFISREKLDPVVLVSWIRNFEPLFCYDGKIQKAYRILRANLKNFRIQYRNNQRSRKRSRGLLDEFLQSPFDIAPERDADDVEYRRVTMVKAHLRKKRSISVHKPTTEVKEEDEPIDILRTDATVKAQFQREPKQTPHVISVKREQRSQSHQTLIQPLEDDSKSDTGDNVTLLDISVLSWQKISDVYGGKNEAAKVASMDLLRNHFSAMLKEDANLRSLDEKVKESAHPLVPPLNFLRYMCQFLYELIDVIEQQIISFGRDLVNTTGEKLGRDKHPRFQSFLNFDESPVTRYIHMASEMLCPSEETNPNYRRHWLAFCLERKNPSRLPINQSNRVINYFEAAAGLIHHHEDVVLFVSDLQLLNEKSNILVESVNADANDEALQALVCVVAVVYLKVLGPFWQLLKSDGEYPLFSRYILCLHDKLLEWSQDASSLLQPEAFLNVFLQVPMQEGTFEGVFGFCRAIAENQYGTLMRACLQRMMKALAAVLEDNLKDFLPGGEYCKDQPVDIAVQMADCTFSQLMGEYPFGHRYPYGKNRPDKTPSQAKGCASEETEKEPAASRKSQDEPTSPAKTIQKQQQASKRHSIFEGANLNAAKKMKASRLKQKAQDHIYKKMIVGAVSKYGGPCKSKQDVERLLTKLQGASHAHTREVIRCELNYQKSILGSKDKKLNHIGFSLNDMVATLKDILPNERVTVTSAGENVLEHTEIQEMLTQTTSSDPQSTGTGPQGQQRSASNIDIKKRQVFGPCFRENFEFL, encoded by the exons ATGGAGGACCTGCAAGACTTTGGTTCTTCTAGTGCGAGTGCCAAGACCATTGCTGCTGAGCTCA AGGATGACTTTTACTCCAAGCTCGTTGACGACTACCTTGGTGCTCATTACGGAGAGCTGTTGGAGTTGGATGAAAAGCCCTGGAAAAACCTCATGTTGGTCCAGATTGGGCTCATGAGAGAGGAGcaagatctttcatgggttgaTTTAATACAATGGCTCCAAAAGATTATCCCAATGTTTCAGTCTGCTGATTTCCGAAGCCTGATTGAGAGAAACACCACGACAGCTTTAAGCTTAACTGGAGAGGCCAGACAAAATTTTCTAGAGGCGGAAGTCAACTTCGAATTTGTTGGACCTATATGTGATAGTATCGGAATCGGAAGAAGAGATTTACTTGAAATGTCTGATTTTTCTGATCGTGCAAAATTAACAGCTCTCACAAATGGTCTAATTCTTGAATTGACTAACTTTATTTCACGAGAGAAGTTAGACCCGGTCGTCTTAGTGTCTTGGATTCGTAACTTTGAGCCTTTATTTTGTTATGATGGCAAGATCCAAAAAGCCTACAGGATCCTAAGAGCTAATCTCAAGAATTTCCGAATACAGTACCGGAACAATCAGAGGAGCCGAAAGCGTAGTCGTGGATTGCTGGATGAGTTTCTTCAGAGTCCATTTGATATTGCTCCTGAAAGGGATGCTGATGATGTTGAATACAGAAGGGTGACAATGGTCAAAGCACATCTAAGGAAGAAACGGAGCATTTCAGTGCATAAACCAACCACTGAGGTCAAGGAGGAAGATGAACCCATTGATATTTTGCGGACAGATGCCACTGTAAAAGCTCAGTTTCAGCGTGAACCAAAGCAAACACCTCAtgtgatcagtgttaaaagggAACAGAGATCACAGAGCCATCAAACATTGATACAGCCACTAGAAGATGACTCAAAAAGTGACACGGGCGACAATGTAACGCTTCTTGATATCTCTGTGCTGTCCTGGCAAAAGATTTCAGACGTGTATGGAGGAAAGAACGAAGCTGCTAAGGTGGCATCAATGGATCTACTTCGGAATCACTTCTCAGCAATGCTGAAGGAAGATGCCAACCTTAGATCTCTCGATGAAAAAGTCAAAGAAAGCGCTCATCCATTAGTGCCACCTTTGAATTTCCTGCGTTACATGTGCCAGTTCCTTTACGAACTTATCGATGttattgagcagcaaattatTTCTTTCGGAAGAGATCTCGTGAACACCACAGGCGAGAAACTGGGTCGCGACAAGCACCCCAGATTTCAGAGTTTTCTCAACTTCGATGAGAGCCCCGTGACTCGTTACATTCACATGGCTTCTGAAATGTTATGTCCAAGTGAGGAGACCAACCCAAACTACCGCAGGCACTGGCTTGCCTTTTGCCTCGAGAGAAAGAACCCTTCCAGATTACCTATAAACCAGTCGAATCGTGTCATCAACTACTTTGAGGCAGCTGCCGGACTCATTCACCATCATGAAGATGTTGTTCTTTTTGTATCTGACCTGCAGCTTCTGAATGAAAAATCGAATATCCTGGTGGAGAGCGTCAATGCTGATGCAAATGACGAGGCTTTGCAGGCGCTGGTCTGTGTGGTCGCTGTTGTCTACCTTAAAGTCTTAGGACCCTTTTGGCAGCTTCTGAAGAGTGATGGAGAGTATCCTCTCTTCAGTAGGTACATCCTTTGCCTGCACGACAAGCTCTTGGAATGGTCGCAGGATGCCAGTAGCCTTTTGCAACCAGAAGCTTTTTTGAACGTGTTCTTACAGGTTCCAATGCAAGAGGGGACTTTTGAAGGAGTTTTCGGATTTTGCCGCGCTATTGCGGAAAACCAGTACGGTACTCTCATGAGAGCTTGTCTACAGAGGATGATGAAAGCCCTCGCCGCGGTACTGGAGGACAATCTCAAAGATTTTCTACCTGGCGGTGAGTACTGCAAAGATCAGCCTGTGGATATAGCTGTTCAAATGGCAGACTGCACATTTTCACAGCTGATGGGCGAATACCCCTTCGGTCACAGGTACCCTTATGGGAAAAACAGGCCTGATAAAACTCCCAGTCAAGCCAAAGGTTGCGCTTCCGAAGAGACAGAAAAAGAACCTGCTGCTTCCCGAAAGTCGCAAGATGAACCTACATCACCAGCCAAAACCATTCAAAAGCAGCAACAAGCATCAAAACGCCACTCCATCTTTGAAGGAGCAAATCTCAATGCTGCAAAAAAAATGAAGGCCTCTAGACTAAAGCAAAAAGCTCAGGATCACATTTATAAGAAAATGATTGTCGGAGCGGTTTCAAAATATGGCGGCCCATGTAAAAGCAAGCAAGATGTTGAACGATTGCTTACAAAACTACAAGGTGCAAGCCATGCACATACACGTGAAGTCATTCGCTGTGAGCTGAACTACCAAAAGAGCATCTTGGGTTCCAAAGACAAAAAGCTCAATCACATTGGTTTCTCTTTGAATGACATGGTTGCTACACTAAAGGACATCTTGCCAAATGAGAGAGTTACAGTCACATCAGCAGGTGAAAATGTGCTTGAGCACACAGAGATTCAAGAGATGC
- the fbxl6 gene encoding F-box/LRR-repeat protein 6 — translation MQASNSTTESESLQASSAGMSSTQSSRAGTSQSAPAKAKRLLKRKADSPKDDKKKKKKRKTVKRTVRPNYTIQEGEDMLLIISNISSGDSIWKPKRKGCKKKKGNKKGKSKTSTNKTKKAPVKVPKITEETADKNVGLSMNADSFDHWGQSLPIEVLVKIFQFAIHQDGAVPFLCRVGRVCHLWNGAASSPVLWRSVSIGYCWIEPGKTQLPGTEQKIRNTIDWLAENRLSQLREFSLCHWKKQVDYVIQKVSQSCPNLHSLKLSYCTGMTETAFQSLGADCRSLEIINVQHSEFNVDGLVSFLETYGNQIKKIYFTHSTKSDKLLSTLSKGCCPELRLLEINTKLDGGYCQLPICIQALQIGCPKLQTFRLMNVTPVPKMIRNTPSSTSGFPMLEELCIATSSHSFMTDSDLNNVLHGSPHLRVLDLRGASRITATGLYALPFEKLECLFWGLYFNSNTMVASKKGVHMLAQKWGSTLRELDLANQPFSEEDMEIAMGYLAHGAGVDLFRSLNLSGTKITSSALRLLITQTPALKYLNLSSCRYLPRGLKRIYHGQEDIQLLLDKLG, via the exons ATGCAGGCTTCCAACTCGACCACAGAGTCAGAGTCACTCCAGGCTTCTTCTGCTGGAATGTCAAGCACTCAGTCCAGCAGAGCTGGGACATCACAGAGTGCACCTGCAAAAGCAAAAAGACTTTTGAAAAGGAAAGCTGATTCTCCCAAGGatgacaaaaagaaaaagaaaaagagaaagactGTCAAGCGAACTGTGAGACCAAATTACACCATTCAGGAGGGAGAGGACATGCTTTTGATTATATCAAATATAAGCAGTGGTGACAGTATATGGAAGCCCAAGCGTAAGggatgtaagaaaaaaaaaggaaacaaaaaagGCAAGAGTAAAACCTCtacaaacaaaactaaaaaagcACCAGTAAAAGTCCCCAAGATCACAGAAGAAACTGCTGATAAAAATGTTGGCTTGAGCATGAATGCTGATAGTTTTGACCACTGGGGTCAGAGTTTGCCGATAGAGGTCCTGGTGAAAATCTTTCAGTTTGCAATTCACCAGGACGGAGCCGTTCCTTTTCTGTGCAG GGTTGGCAGGGTTTGCCATCTGTGGAATGGAGCTGCATCCTCTCCAGTCCTGTGGCGCAGTGTGTCAATTGGCTACTGCTGGATTGAACCCGGTAAGACTCAGTTACCTGGGACAGAACAGAAGATTAGGAACACTATAGACTGGCTAGCAGAAAACAG ATTGTCTCAGCTGAGAGAATTCTCTCTTTGCCACTGGAAAAAACAGGTTGACTATGTTATTCag AAAGTTTCACAATCATGCCCAAATCTTCATTCGCTCAAGCTGTCTTACTGCACGGGAATGACAGAAACAGCCTTCCAAAGCCTTGGCGCTGACTGTCGTTCATTAGAGATTATAAATGTGCAACACTCAGAG tttAATGTTGATGGTCTGGTGTCCTTCCTTGAGACGTATGGCAACCAAATAAAGAAAATTTACTTCACACACAGCACCAAGAGTGACAAACTGCTCAGTACTTTGTCT AAAGGTTGCTGTCCTGAGCTCAGGCTTCTGGAGATCAATACTAAATTAGATGGAGGATACTGCCAGCTTCCCATCTGTATTCAGGCTTTGCAGATTGGATGCCCTAAACTTCAg ACTTTTAGATTGATGAATGTCACTCCAGTTCCTAAAATGATCCGCAACACGCCCAGTTCAACATCCGGTTTTCCCATGCTAGAGGAGCTGTGCATTGCCACTTCCTCTCACTCTTTCATGACGGACAGTGACCTGAACAATGTACTGCATGGCTCCCCCCACCTGCGTGTGCTAGACCTGCGTGGTGCCTCCCGCATCACAGCCACTGGCCTCTACGCTCTGCCTTTTGAGA AACTGGAGTGTCTATTTTGGGGCCTGTACTTCAATAGCAATACCATGGTAGCATCCAAGAAAGGCGTACACATGCTTGCCCAGAAATGGGGCAGCACCCTCAGGGAGCTTGATTTGGCCAACCAGCCATTTTCAGAGGAAGATATGGAGATTGCGATGGGATATCTTGCACATGGTGCTGGAGTTGATTTGTTTCGCTCCCTGAACCTCAGTGGTACAAAAATCACTTCATCTGCACTCAG GTTACTAATAACCCAGACACCAGCTCTGAAGTACTTGAATCTGTCATCTTGCCGGTATCTTCCCAGAGGGCTTAAACGAATATATCATGGTCAAGAAGACATTCAGCTTCTCCTGGACAAATTAGGCTGA